A single Cannabis sativa cultivar Pink pepper isolate KNU-18-1 chromosome 7, ASM2916894v1, whole genome shotgun sequence DNA region contains:
- the LOC115698252 gene encoding protein LIGHT-DEPENDENT SHORT HYPOCOTYLS 4 — MSASAIVTATSNSDVVLLINNNNTNQQQQLPASASLSRYESQKRRDWNTFGQYLKNHRPPLTLSRCSGAHVLEFLRYLDQFGKTKVHADTCPFYGQPHPPAPCSCPLKQAWGSLDALIGRLRAAFEENGGQPETNPFGARAVRLYLREVRDSQAKARGIAYEKKKRKKPVQQLLQQQQHQGMISTTPFHQSMPSAFTNTYHPNLVVDQSQANNGMVGSGSSSSNGRTSLSSMIPLSVLN; from the coding sequence ATGTCAGCTTCTGCTATTGTCACCGCCACCTCCAATTCCGACGTCGTTTTACTAATCAATAACAACAACACcaatcaacaacaacaactaccgGCTTCCGCTTCGCTTAGCCGCTACGAGTCGCAGAAGCGGCGTGACTGGAACACGTTCGGGCAGTACCTGAAGAACCACCGTCCTCCGCTCACGCTCTCACGGTGCAGTGGAGCACACGTGCTTGAGTTCCTTCGCTACCTCGACCAGTTTGGGAAGACTAAGGTTCACGCCGACACGTGTCCTTTCTACGGCCAGCCACACCCGCCGGCTCCTTGCTCCTGCCCACTCAAGCAAGCCTGGGGCAGCCTCGACGCGCTCATTGGAAGGCTCCGGGCAGCCTTCGAGGAGAACGGTGGGCAGCCCGAAACAAACCCATTCGGTGCACGCGCTGTAAGACTGTACTTGCGTGAGGTGAGGGACTCTCAAGCCAAAGCTAGAGGAATAGCTTAtgagaaaaaaaagagaaagaagccAGTGCAACAACtactacaacaacaacaacaccaaGGTATGATCAGTACGACACCGTTTCATCAGTCAATGCCCTCAGCGTTCACCAACACGTATCATCCTAATCTTGTTGTTGACCAATCTCAGGCCAATAATGGCATGGTTGGATCGGGTAGTTCTTCTTCAAATGGTAGAACCTCTTTGAGCTCAATGATACCTCTCTCAGTGTTAAACtag